The Alcaligenes faecalis sequence CACTGGTGGTGGCGCTCAGTAGTCTGGTTGGTCAAAAAATGGCCAGCAGCCCGGACCTGGCGACCTTGCCAGTAGGTATTTTCAACCTGGGTCTGGCAGTAGGCATTTTGCCTGCAGCGTTTCTGATGCGCCGCTTGGGACGCCAGGGTGGCTACATCATCGGTGCCTTGCTGGGCATAGGAGCAGGCCTGCTGGCCGCCGCCGGGATTTACAGCCTGTCCTTTGTCATGTTCTGTGTGGGCACGCTGCTGGCCGGGCTGTATGCCTCTTACGTACAAAGCTATCGCTTTGCCGCTGCCGATGACGCCAGTGATGCCTTCCGCCCCAAGGCCATTTCATGGGTCATGGCCGGAGGGCTGCTGGGAGCAATTATCGCCACCCAGACCATTATCCACACCCAGGACATCTGGCCGGAACACCCGTTCGCTGCTGCTTTTCTGGCACAGGCGGCATTAGCAGCCCTGGTCCTGCCCTTCGCCTTTAGCCTGCGCCTGGCACCGGGCACACGGAATCAGCAAGAAAAGATCCCCTACACCGGACGCCCCTTGCGCGTGATTGCCTCCAATAGCTACTTCATTATTGCGGTCATCGCTGGGGTAGCTTCCTACGTACTGATGAACTTTCTGATGACGGCTTCGCCCTTGGCCATGGTCATGCACGGCCATAGCCTGAAAGAGTCCACCTTGGGCATTCAGTGGCATATTCTGGCCATGTTCGGCCCCAGCTTCTTTACCGGCAATCTGATCAAACGCTTTGGCAAAATCCCCGTCACCTTTGCAGGCGTGCTCTTGCTGGGACTGGCCAGCATAGTGGCGTTGCTGGGCATGACCGTGCCGCACTTCTGGGTCAGCCTGATTTTGCTGGGTCTGGGCTGGAACTTCGGTTTCATCGGGGCCACCAATATGGTGGTGGACTGTTACCGCCCCGAAGAGCGTGGCCGTGTGCAGGCCTTGAATGACTTCATCATCTTTACCTGTGTGGCCTTGTCTTCTTTTACGTCAGGCCGCGTGCTGGCTGTGTATGGCTGGTATGGGGTCAATACCTGGACGCTGCCGATCTCGGCAGTGGTGATGCTGGCGTTGGCCTGGTTGTACTTCAAGAACAAGCGTCAGCCCTACTTCGCCACTTAAGCAAAGCGACAGTCGCACAGCGACGGTTCATGGAAAACGGCCCCAAAGCCTGGATTAACCCAAGGTTTTGGGGCCGTTTTTAGTGCATTCAAATCATTGGTAAATAAGCGGGCCTGGAGCCGCGTGGAAACTGGGCATCCAATGCTTGAATGTGCTCGGGCTGCAGCACCAAATCTCCGGCGGCCGCATTTTGCTGGGCATGAGCCGCACGCGATGCCTTGGGAATCACAAACACATTGGGGTCACGCAGCAAAAAGGCCAAAGCCACTTGGCGTGCGGTGGCCTGATAGTGCTTGGCAATCTCGGTCAACACGGCCCCGCCTTCAGAATCCAGCTCGGGGAAATCATCGTGACCGAAAGGGCTATACGCCACCACGCTGACCTTATGCTCTCGACACCAGGGCATGACCGCGTGTTCAATGGCGCGCTCGTTCAGGTGATACAAGACCTGATTGCAGGCAATTTCACCCGGCCCCACGATGTCGTACAGCTCTTCCAGATCCGGCACGTCAAAATTGCTGACGCCCCACTGCCTGATCTTGCCTTGCTGCACAAGCCGGTCAAAGGCCGCGCAGGTTTCCTCCAAAGGAACCTGGCCGGGCCAGTGCAATAAATACAGATCCAGATAGTCCGTACCCAAACGCTTCAGGCTGGCCTCGCAAGCACGGATCACGCCCTGACGGCTAGCCTTAAAGGGCAAGACCTTGGACACCAGAAAAGCCTCGTGGCGACGACCTTGCAGAGCCTGACCGATCAAGGTTTCTGCTTGTCCGTCACCATACATCTCGGCGGTGTCGATATGGTTCATGCCCGCGTCCAAGCCAGCCTGGAAAGCCGCCCTGCTTTGCGACCCATCGGCCTGCTCGACATACCAACTGCCCTGGCCCACACGCGAAACACGCGGTGCTGAACCGAGTTTTTCATATCGCATCCGCTTGTCCTTCCATAACGACTGTCCACGCCAGCCCAACTGCAGCCGTCTTAAAGTGCGTCGCGGCCGCTTTCCGAAGTACGGATACGGATAGCCTGCTCGACCGGTGTCACAAAAATCTTGCCATCGCCAATCTTGCCGGTATGGGCAGCTTTGATAATGGCTTCGATAACCGAATCACAGCGATCGGCTGCCACGACGATATCCACACGGATCTTGGGCAGAAAATCAACCACATATTCGGCACCGCGATACAGCTCGGTATGGCCTTTTTGCCGACCAAAGCCTTTCACTTCCGTCACGGTCAAGCCGTTAACGTCCAGCTCTGCCAGAGCTTCGCGAACTTCATCGAGCTTGAAGGGTTTGATGATGGCCGTAATTTGTTTCATGGTTACTCGCACGTCAAATTTAAAGAGAATCTTTGGTACTGTCCGGCAAAGAAGGGCGATGACTTTCGGCTGCCAGACTCAAGCCCAGGCTTAAATCCCGACCAGTAGGCGACTGGAACAGACGCAAGCCGATTTCAGGCAGCACGGCCAGAATATGGTCAAAAATATCGCCCTGGATGCGCTCGTAGTCCACCCAGGCGGTTTTATTGGTAAAGCAATACACCTCGATAGGGATACCTTCGGTTGTAGGGTCCATCATGCGCACCATTTGGATCATGTCCTGATGGATTTCAGCGTGGCGTTTGATATAGGCCGTGCAATAGGCACGGAAGGTACCCAGATTGGTCAGGCGGCGATAATTGACCGCATCCATACCCGCACGGCTCAGCTCCTGATTGGATCGTTCCAGATCTTCTTTCTTCTCCGTCAAATAATCACGCAGCAAGGCAAAACGCGACAAGTTATCGACTTCCGCCGGAGTCAAAAAACGAACACTGGAAGCATCAATGCTCAAGGTGCGTTTGATACGTCGCCCCCCCGACTCGAACATCTGACGCCAATTACGATAGCTCTCGGAAAATAGCTTGTAGGTGGGAATAGTCGTGACGGTCTTGTCCCAGTTCTGGACCTTGACTGTATGCAAGGCGATATCAATCACGAAACCGTCTGCCCCAGCCTGTTTCATCTCGATCCAGTCACCGATGCGCAACATGTCATTGGTGCTCATTTGCGTGCTGGCCACCAGTGACAACAAGGTGTCTTTAAAAACCAGCAACAGCACTGCCGACAAGGCACCCAGACCGGAGAGCAACAGAACGGGCGATTGATCCAGAATGACAGAGATCATGACAATAATGCCAATGGCCCACACCGCGATCTTGGCCACTTCCACATAGCCCTTGATCGACTTGGTGCGCCCCTTGCTGGAATTGGCATAGACCTCTTGCCACGCCCCCAGGAGACTGACAATCGCCATGATGAGAAAGACCAGAAAGCCCAGCAGGGCCACCCGTTCGACCACTTCCAGCAAAGTCTTGGCCAAGGGCAACAGGCTCAGATTGGAGCTGACCACCAGCAAAGGCACGGCATAACCCACATGGCGTACAAACCGCTTTTTCACCAGGGCTCGTGCCCAGTCATCCTTACCCGCCACTTTCAGCAAACGCCGTACCAGGCGCGAGAGAACGGAACTGGTCAACCAACTGACAACCCAGACCAGCACCGTCAGCATCGCCAAACCGGCCAATATCTGTACCCAGCGATCCTGCGGTAAATACGCTTCGATCCATTGCCATCCCAACAAATCGGCAAAGGTACTGTCTTGCTCCATGTATTCTTCCTTATCCCGCCAGCCCCAAAAAGGGGCCCGCATGGTTTCCTAGAGTCTGAAAACTATCTAATATACTGCACAGCGTCTGTTTCCTGCGGGACTGGATGACCTGCGTCAGCCCGTCCAATCCACTATAATTGCCCTCTATGTCATCAAACACCCCCTCCTCTTCCCAAGACCAGTTCGCCAATAAGGCCATGGCCTGGTCGGCTCGCTTTTCCGAGCCCGTCTCTGACCTCGTCAAACGCTACACAGCATCGGTGGACTTTGACAAGCGCATGGCCCGCTTTGATATTCAGGGTTCCCTGGCACACGCCAGCATGCTGGCCGCCGTCGGTGTGATAACCGAGCAGGACAAGGCCGACATTGAACGCGGCATGAGCCAGATTCTGGACGAAATCGCCCAAGGCCAGTTCCAGTGGCTGCTGGACCTGGAAGACGTGCATCTGAACATTGAAAAACGTCTGGTCGAGCTGATTGGCGATGCGGGCAAGCGCCTGCACACCGGCCGTTCACGC is a genomic window containing:
- a CDS encoding MFS transporter; translation: MSTQADPSRRNAFVLSGMQALGGANPALVVALSSLVGQKMASSPDLATLPVGIFNLGLAVGILPAAFLMRRLGRQGGYIIGALLGIGAGLLAAAGIYSLSFVMFCVGTLLAGLYASYVQSYRFAAADDASDAFRPKAISWVMAGGLLGAIIATQTIIHTQDIWPEHPFAAAFLAQAALAALVLPFAFSLRLAPGTRNQQEKIPYTGRPLRVIASNSYFIIAVIAGVASYVLMNFLMTASPLAMVMHGHSLKESTLGIQWHILAMFGPSFFTGNLIKRFGKIPVTFAGVLLLGLASIVALLGMTVPHFWVSLILLGLGWNFGFIGATNMVVDCYRPEERGRVQALNDFIIFTCVALSSFTSGRVLAVYGWYGVNTWTLPISAVVMLALAWLYFKNKRQPYFAT
- a CDS encoding aldo/keto reductase, yielding MRYEKLGSAPRVSRVGQGSWYVEQADGSQSRAAFQAGLDAGMNHIDTAEMYGDGQAETLIGQALQGRRHEAFLVSKVLPFKASRQGVIRACEASLKRLGTDYLDLYLLHWPGQVPLEETCAAFDRLVQQGKIRQWGVSNFDVPDLEELYDIVGPGEIACNQVLYHLNERAIEHAVMPWCREHKVSVVAYSPFGHDDFPELDSEGGAVLTEIAKHYQATARQVALAFLLRDPNVFVIPKASRAAHAQQNAAAGDLVLQPEHIQALDAQFPRGSRPAYLPMI
- a CDS encoding P-II family nitrogen regulator, which codes for MKQITAIIKPFKLDEVREALAELDVNGLTVTEVKGFGRQKGHTELYRGAEYVVDFLPKIRVDIVVAADRCDSVIEAIIKAAHTGKIGDGKIFVTPVEQAIRIRTSESGRDAL
- a CDS encoding mechanosensitive ion channel family protein — encoded protein: MRAPFWGWRDKEEYMEQDSTFADLLGWQWIEAYLPQDRWVQILAGLAMLTVLVWVVSWLTSSVLSRLVRRLLKVAGKDDWARALVKKRFVRHVGYAVPLLVVSSNLSLLPLAKTLLEVVERVALLGFLVFLIMAIVSLLGAWQEVYANSSKGRTKSIKGYVEVAKIAVWAIGIIVMISVILDQSPVLLLSGLGALSAVLLLVFKDTLLSLVASTQMSTNDMLRIGDWIEMKQAGADGFVIDIALHTVKVQNWDKTVTTIPTYKLFSESYRNWRQMFESGGRRIKRTLSIDASSVRFLTPAEVDNLSRFALLRDYLTEKKEDLERSNQELSRAGMDAVNYRRLTNLGTFRAYCTAYIKRHAEIHQDMIQMVRMMDPTTEGIPIEVYCFTNKTAWVDYERIQGDIFDHILAVLPEIGLRLFQSPTGRDLSLGLSLAAESHRPSLPDSTKDSL